In Halobacillus amylolyticus, the following proteins share a genomic window:
- a CDS encoding copper resistance CopC/CopD family protein: MNGFTLRTCILSYFILFFFLLFAYASPAGAHSSLEETFPKGGEVLEGPPSTIEVWFQDPVVIHEGSIKVINSKGKEVPVLKSEQDPKDAGHVITKLDKELAPGEFTVKINVIAQDGFIIEEEFRFSISNAAKSESEELKLVKSNVSDGEIHKGPPGQIELWFNQPVEVRAIGIFNSRYQPVGTKRPQVDSDNPRHISVPISNTLSPGTYQLTWSASPTNKEMQTVLNNKQGVFYFAVDKFSSMTPENTGDFDWDTLSFSIGLKQLAYWLTFIGLTILFGISWFYSILLKNRLKKTLQKSTQLLFYLVSLVGMTLLIVHHRLDLPELAIKEFLLLKFTWIPILQIILLSLGMWIKKMRLILFGIALILWPFIIGHASYPRYGGYITMIMTAFHIIAVAIWMGGLFSLIAKPKHLERKEWLQRVGPTFSNWAMISVSVILFTGIWMTVEFLPSTSLESFLESEWGRSLLIKTVLFFLLIIIGYVQRKTVKQLSSKFTFSFFKRVRIEAVYGLIIFFFAASLVAANPSAAEQGVYRETPEAPNNLDLNVEITPLEMGLNTITLEFKENPKIRNVKVELSMPPTWQVENNAFQVGKGIYKLTGNLLHGAGTINMKVKVLMENGKEVRLPYTIVVPGEVRNQSENTSI; encoded by the coding sequence ATGAATGGATTTACTTTACGGACATGTATATTGTCTTACTTTATTTTGTTCTTCTTTTTATTATTTGCCTATGCCTCACCTGCAGGAGCCCATTCTTCACTAGAAGAAACGTTCCCCAAAGGGGGGGAAGTTTTGGAGGGACCACCTTCAACGATTGAGGTTTGGTTTCAAGACCCCGTCGTTATTCACGAGGGTTCTATCAAGGTGATCAATTCAAAGGGTAAAGAAGTCCCTGTTTTAAAGTCTGAACAAGATCCTAAAGATGCAGGGCATGTTATTACAAAATTAGATAAAGAATTAGCACCTGGAGAGTTCACAGTAAAAATTAACGTAATTGCTCAAGATGGGTTTATCATTGAGGAGGAGTTTAGATTTTCGATTAGTAATGCAGCAAAGTCTGAATCTGAGGAATTAAAACTAGTTAAATCAAATGTTTCTGATGGAGAAATACACAAAGGGCCCCCGGGACAAATAGAATTATGGTTCAATCAACCAGTTGAAGTAAGAGCCATTGGCATTTTTAATAGTCGATATCAGCCCGTTGGAACGAAAAGACCACAGGTCGATTCGGATAACCCTAGGCACATATCTGTTCCAATTTCAAACACACTTTCCCCTGGGACTTATCAATTAACTTGGAGTGCTTCACCGACTAATAAAGAAATGCAGACCGTTCTAAATAACAAACAAGGTGTCTTTTATTTTGCGGTTGACAAGTTTTCTTCGATGACACCCGAAAATACGGGTGATTTTGACTGGGATACTCTCAGTTTCTCCATTGGACTTAAGCAATTAGCCTACTGGTTAACGTTTATTGGGTTAACAATTTTGTTCGGAATATCATGGTTTTATTCAATCCTCCTAAAAAATAGGCTTAAAAAAACCCTGCAAAAGAGCACACAGCTTCTATTTTATCTAGTCAGCCTAGTAGGAATGACTTTACTAATTGTTCATCATAGATTGGATCTTCCCGAATTAGCAATAAAAGAATTTTTATTGTTAAAGTTCACATGGATACCTATTTTACAGATTATTCTCCTCTCCCTAGGTATGTGGATAAAAAAGATGCGTTTAATATTATTCGGTATAGCCTTAATATTATGGCCCTTTATCATTGGTCATGCCTCTTATCCACGTTACGGCGGTTACATTACTATGATCATGACTGCTTTTCATATTATTGCAGTAGCCATTTGGATGGGGGGACTTTTTTCACTCATTGCCAAACCGAAACATCTAGAAAGAAAGGAATGGCTACAAAGAGTCGGTCCCACTTTTTCTAACTGGGCCATGATAAGTGTTAGTGTCATCCTATTTACTGGTATCTGGATGACGGTCGAGTTTCTGCCCTCTACTTCATTAGAAAGTTTTTTAGAAAGCGAATGGGGTAGGTCTTTACTAATTAAGACAGTACTGTTCTTTTTATTAATCATAATAGGATATGTCCAACGAAAAACGGTTAAGCAACTTAGTTCCAAATTTACGTTTTCCTTTTTCAAAAGAGTTAGAATAGAAGCAGTATATGGGCTCATCATTTTCTTTTTTGCGGCATCTTTAGTTGCGGCTAACCCTAGTGCAGCTGAACAAGGAGTTTATAGGGAAACACCAGAAGCACCAAATAATTTGGATTTGAATGTTGAAATTACTCCGCTAGAGATGGGGTTAAATACCATTACGTTAGAATTCAAAGAAAACCCTAAAATTAGAAATGTGAAAGTCGAACTGAGTATGCCACCTACATGGCAAGTTGAAAATAATGCGTTTCAAGTTGGGAAAGGAATATATAAATTGACCGGAAATTTACTACATGGTGCTGGAACGATTAATATGAAAGTGAAAGTTCTGATGGAAAATGGGAAAGAGGTTCGGTTACCATACACGATTGTGGTGCCTGGGGAAGTACGTAATCAAAGCGAAAATACTTCCATTTGA
- a CDS encoding zinc dependent phospholipase C family protein, with translation MNTIHHGFWTYFIFRKKRQLVKWFVIGSIAPDIIYFVMFLYLGVQKEILTLSLLLDLFKMPMFGFPSDSSNMALTQLHDFILEMFQHPIVEILRFTGHSLFVWTVLSGLVYWRMGFKLSPLKAFLLGWSGHILTDLLTHATDATPILYPLSDLIIRGPISYWNPDYYGKEFNIVNNILLVLATVYLIIRFLQRVTNRGK, from the coding sequence ATGAATACAATACACCATGGCTTCTGGACATATTTTATCTTTCGAAAAAAAAGGCAACTGGTTAAGTGGTTTGTCATAGGTTCAATTGCACCAGATATTATCTATTTTGTGATGTTTCTGTATTTAGGTGTACAGAAGGAAATACTAACCCTTTCTTTATTGCTAGATCTATTTAAGATGCCAATGTTTGGATTTCCTTCAGATAGTTCAAACATGGCTTTGACTCAATTACATGACTTTATTTTAGAAATGTTTCAGCATCCCATTGTAGAGATTTTACGATTTACTGGACATTCCTTGTTCGTTTGGACCGTTCTTTCAGGTCTGGTATATTGGAGAATGGGTTTTAAGCTTTCTCCACTTAAGGCTTTTTTATTGGGGTGGTCAGGACATATCCTTACAGACCTATTAACCCATGCAACGGATGCTACACCCATTTTATATCCTTTGAGTGATTTAATTATACGAGGCCCCATTTCATACTGGAATCCGGATTACTATGGTAAAGAGTTTAATATAGTCAATAACATCCTACTTGTTTTGGCAACTGTTTATTTAATAATAAGGTTTCTGCAAAGGGTGACAAATAGGGGGAAATAA
- a CDS encoding four-helix bundle copper-binding protein, producing MGVLPTSPSNMDTCIEACFQCLRACEECLTACLQEPDVQTRVKCIQTLNDCAEICNQSVQYMSRNSAFSPQLCSLCATICEQCAEECEQLKDTHCQECAKICRQCAEECRKMAG from the coding sequence ATGGGAGTATTACCAACATCACCGTCAAACATGGATACATGTATTGAAGCTTGTTTTCAATGCCTAAGAGCATGTGAAGAATGTCTGACAGCTTGCTTGCAAGAACCTGATGTACAAACAAGGGTTAAATGTATTCAAACATTAAATGACTGCGCTGAGATTTGTAATCAATCAGTACAGTATATGTCGCGTAACAGTGCATTTTCACCCCAATTGTGCAGCCTATGTGCAACGATTTGTGAGCAATGTGCAGAAGAATGTGAGCAGTTAAAAGACACGCATTGCCAAGAATGCGCAAAAATCTGCCGGCAATGTGCAGAAGAATGCCGTAAAATGGCTGGTTGA
- a CDS encoding Na+/H+ antiporter NhaC family protein yields MDYSLWLSIVPSIIAIALATWTKQVIPSLLIGLWVGSFIITGSFLGSISQTVEYIVGVLSDPGNLDILLFLFVFSGLVALIQLSGGVQAFARFMENYINNAKKTLIVSWLLLPITFIDCGFRVVATGSIMKPLAEKFSVSRERLAYMLNNSASPVIVLIPVATTYIGYILGVLGKGMDAAGVEGSAFQLFLASIPFQFFSFTSVAIALLSVIVGWNFGKMKQMIQSSQGDDAKSRNQGNPSLSTARSMEMSKELGNTDKSDTSKDQMGVTSKGDMEQMDMGIGEASLKPRLFNLLLPIFVLIPLSFYLIWWSGQKEAEGQSIIEIFTAANPSRSMFLALFITVMFTAALYLIQGIKLKEMTDKFIKGGNKLMTTIVILAVAWPISDVSQDLGLTDLIQITLGGALTPVWVPVIVFIVSGSVTYFIGSSWGRGP; encoded by the coding sequence ATGGATTACTCATTATGGCTTTCTATCGTTCCTTCTATTATTGCCATTGCATTAGCAACCTGGACAAAGCAAGTGATTCCTTCCTTGTTGATCGGTTTATGGGTAGGTAGTTTTATAATAACCGGTTCCTTTCTCGGATCTATTTCTCAAACCGTGGAGTATATTGTGGGTGTTTTGTCTGATCCAGGTAACCTTGATATCCTCCTTTTTTTATTTGTGTTCAGTGGTTTAGTGGCGCTTATCCAACTTTCAGGGGGTGTGCAGGCTTTTGCACGTTTCATGGAAAATTACATTAATAATGCAAAGAAGACATTAATTGTTTCGTGGCTTTTACTACCTATAACCTTTATTGACTGTGGGTTTCGTGTGGTGGCTACAGGGTCAATTATGAAACCCTTGGCTGAAAAATTCTCGGTTTCTAGGGAGCGTTTAGCGTATATGTTAAATAATTCGGCTAGTCCTGTTATTGTGTTAATTCCTGTTGCCACTACTTATATCGGTTATATCCTTGGAGTATTAGGAAAAGGCATGGATGCTGCAGGGGTTGAAGGTTCGGCTTTTCAGCTTTTTTTAGCCAGTATCCCTTTTCAGTTCTTTAGCTTTACATCGGTTGCCATAGCATTGCTTTCTGTGATTGTTGGATGGAATTTTGGGAAAATGAAACAAATGATCCAATCATCCCAAGGAGACGATGCTAAATCTCGTAATCAAGGGAATCCCTCTTTATCGACCGCCCGTTCTATGGAAATGTCCAAAGAACTTGGAAACACGGATAAGTCGGACACTTCCAAAGACCAAATGGGTGTTACTTCAAAAGGGGATATGGAGCAAATGGATATGGGTATAGGCGAAGCATCCTTAAAACCCCGATTGTTTAATCTTTTACTTCCGATTTTTGTGTTAATCCCCTTGAGCTTTTATTTGATATGGTGGAGTGGTCAAAAGGAGGCTGAAGGTCAAAGTATTATTGAAATATTCACCGCAGCTAACCCTTCAAGATCCATGTTCTTAGCGTTATTCATTACAGTGATGTTTACGGCAGCATTATATCTAATTCAGGGGATTAAATTAAAAGAAATGACTGATAAGTTTATTAAAGGCGGAAATAAGCTAATGACAACCATTGTTATATTAGCAGTTGCATGGCCGATATCTGATGTATCCCAGGACCTCGGGCTAACGGATCTGATTCAAATCACCTTGGGCGGAGCACTGACGCCTGTATGGGTGCCAGTGATAGTGTTCATAGTGTCTGGATCTGTAACTTATTTTATTGGTTCTTCTTGGGGGCGTGGGCCTTAA
- a CDS encoding Na+/H+ antiporter NhaC family protein yields the protein MGLNDAYCYSTCSGDWGSIPLAVAAVLSGGTFGDVTSPVSGMTAMSAGAAGADHMKYVRAMTPYNLIAASLAAGLFIVVPFFIT from the coding sequence GTGGGCCTTAATGATGCCTATTGCTATTCCACTTGCAGTGGCGACTGGGGTAGTATCCCTCTTGCGGTAGCTGCAGTTTTATCTGGAGGTACGTTTGGTGATGTTACCTCACCAGTGTCAGGCATGACAGCAATGTCTGCTGGTGCAGCAGGGGCTGACCACATGAAGTATGTTCGAGCGATGACACCTTACAACCTCATAGCCGCATCATTAGCAGCAGGCCTATTTATCGTAGTGCCCTTTTTTATCACTTGA
- a CDS encoding spore coat protein yields the protein MAEHLSTHEGMLSKLKYYHNEVTNAELKQIIDLQIEVIHVKVMLMLINPYQNGYIEVPSLESFTGDQYRPEEAWGQNTLNNKSIALEARAGTKSMADNNFVSALMMKNPNVRRAHIEMALQAALQERYGELIKRMGWAFVPHVSVQDQIDTYQHLQHILNK from the coding sequence ATGGCTGAACATCTGTCAACCCATGAAGGAATGCTTAGTAAGCTAAAATATTACCATAATGAGGTAACAAATGCTGAATTAAAGCAAATCATTGATCTTCAAATCGAGGTAATTCACGTTAAAGTGATGTTAATGCTGATCAATCCGTATCAAAACGGATATATCGAAGTCCCATCCCTCGAATCCTTTACAGGGGATCAGTATCGTCCAGAAGAAGCATGGGGACAAAATACATTAAACAATAAATCGATTGCTTTAGAAGCACGGGCTGGAACAAAGTCTATGGCAGATAACAACTTTGTCTCTGCTTTAATGATGAAGAATCCTAATGTTCGACGTGCACATATTGAGATGGCACTGCAAGCTGCATTACAGGAAAGATATGGTGAACTTATCAAAAGAATGGGTTGGGCATTTGTACCGCATGTATCTGTTCAGGATCAAATCGATACGTACCAGCATTTACAGCACATATTAAATAAGTAA
- a CDS encoding YdhK family protein has translation MKSRKIMVAITLLISAFLLAACAGNNEEKRSEENEENTNTESSSDEHSGMNHSSSGEVPEDLAAAENPTYEVGSQVIIEEGHMKGMEGAEATITGAYTTTAYVVSYTPTTGGERVEDHKWVIHEEIKNAGEEPLEPGTEVTLNASHMKGMEGATAEIESAKQTTVYMITYTPTTGGEKVTNHKWVTRSELSTK, from the coding sequence ATGAAAAGCAGGAAAATAATGGTGGCAATCACTTTACTCATCTCTGCATTCTTACTAGCCGCGTGTGCCGGTAATAATGAAGAAAAGAGATCGGAAGAAAATGAGGAGAACACAAACACTGAATCTAGTTCTGATGAACATTCGGGCATGAACCATTCAAGTTCGGGTGAAGTTCCTGAGGATTTGGCTGCAGCAGAGAACCCGACCTATGAGGTAGGAAGTCAAGTCATCATCGAAGAAGGCCACATGAAAGGAATGGAGGGTGCTGAAGCAACCATTACTGGTGCCTATACTACTACTGCTTATGTTGTTTCCTACACCCCTACCACAGGCGGTGAAAGAGTAGAAGATCATAAATGGGTCATACATGAAGAAATAAAGAACGCTGGTGAAGAGCCTTTGGAACCCGGAACAGAGGTAACACTAAATGCATCACATATGAAAGGAATGGAGGGTGCAACGGCTGAAATCGAATCAGCCAAACAAACAACTGTATATATGATTACTTATACTCCAACTACCGGTGGGGAAAAAGTGACCAATCATAAATGGGTAACAAGAAGTGAATTATCGACTAAATAA